The Toxoplasma gondii ME49 chromosome XII, whole genome shotgun sequence genome includes a region encoding these proteins:
- a CDS encoding translation machinery associated tma7 protein (encoded by transcript TGME49_249740), whose protein sequence is MTFVLTAGEKDYADARVTISVELRLLSSGKGFIGFSREMSPARNGHYSCFLTPFGLPSLCLSFARSLPSFSFAPVAKMPTGNQGGKRKPLKQPKKASCEDETDMEFKKKQSQQAREEEAARKALLAKSAAKKK, encoded by the exons ATGACGTTCGTTCTGACggcgggagaaaaggactACGCCGATGCTCGCGTGACCATCAGCGTCGAACTGAGACTCTTGAGCTCAGGCAAAGGATTTATAGGCTTTTCGCGGGAGATGTCTCCTGCGAGA AATGGCCATTATTCGTGTTTCTTAACTCCTTTCggccttccttcgctttgCTTGTCTTttgctcgctctctcccttctttttctttcgcacCTGTCGCAAAGATGCCGACCGGAAATCAA GGAGGCAAGAGAAAACCTCTAAAGCAGCCGAAAAAAGCGAGCTGCGAAGACGAGACCGACATGGAGttcaagaagaagcagagccaACAGGCTCG ggAAGAGGAGGCTGCTCGCAAGGCTCTGCTTGCAAAGAGtgccgcgaagaagaagtaA
- a CDS encoding hypothetical protein (encoded by transcript TGME49_249750): protein MARTADSVCGDAMKNSVSVSSEEQQPLPHAQRTMKTPSMEFVIKEPLLNEASGDERPETFLEIDLADADGSHEDMEWSLGNPEDDEPVPLPVGKSDRGSIGEGREKTSESEASSTSPPSPRNLDWWSEPLPALHTQKTAEQKCYSPFMGSCQNGLRFSLWSWSRTTEPPYKPEECWTPWEDMLPDRLSDDPEVQRSKSHYAALLEETQAFIDRARKPSALSLYVLFS, encoded by the coding sequence ATGGCTCGCACCGCGGACAGCGTCTGTGGCGACGCGATGAAGAATTCTGTCTCAGTCTCCTCTGAGGAGCAGCAGCCCCTGCCGCACGCTCAGAGGACTATGAAAACTCCGTCGATGGAGTTTGTGATTAAAGAACCGCTTCTCAATGAGGCTTCCGGGGACGAGAGACCTGAGACGTTCCTGGAAATCGACCTCGCCGATGCAGACGGCAGCCACGAAGATATGGAATGGTCCTTGGGAAATCCAGAAGACGATGAGCCAGTGCCTTTGCCGGTTGGAAAAAGTGACAGAGGCAGCATCGGGGAAGGCCGCGAAAAAACCTCGGAGTCCGAAGCCAGTTCCACTTCTCCGCCCTCTCCCCGCAACCTCGATTGGTGGTCTGAGCCTCTGCCGGCTCTGCACACACAGAAGACTGCTGAGCAAAAGTGCTATTCCCCTTTCATGGGAAGCTGTCAGAACGGGCTTCGCTTTTCGCTCTGGAGCTGGTCGCGAACCACGGAACCCCCCTACAAGCCGGAGGAATGCTGGACGCCTTGGGAAGACATGCTCCCCGACCGCCTGTCAGACGACCCCGAAGTCCAACGCTCCAAAAGCCACTACGCCGCCCTTctcgaggaaacgcaggcTTTCATCGACCGAGCAAGAAAgccctctgctctctcgttGTACGTCCTCTTTTCATGA
- a CDS encoding vitamin k epoxide reductase family protein (encoded by transcript TGME49_249760~Signal peptide predicted by SignalP 2.0 HMM (probability 0.834) with cleavage site probability 0.456 at residue 22~Predicted trans-membrane domain (TMHMM2.0):6-25:72-92:98-121:125-148), producing the protein MAGVDRSVVVTAALGVALCMYAIHVEHSASLDASYRAVCDFSASASCSKVLTSPQSRLLKYFGVAAPGSHFDFPNTYLGLVFYASMLTFPLGRHSCPSFYTLSAAASMATSIYLAYVLYAVLEDFCVVCVSSYVLNLILFGAALFSQAESRKATRVGRRGPAEKKAKRT; encoded by the exons ATGGCAGGTGTTGACCGTTCTGTCGTCGTCACCGCTGCTCTCGGCGTCGCGCTCTGCATGTACGCCATACACGTGGAGCACAGTGCCAGCCTCGACGCGTCGTACCGAGCGGTCTGTGATTTCTCAGCGTCTGCAAGTTGCTCCAAG gTCCTAACGAGCCCACAGAGTCGGCTCCTCAAGTATTTCGGAGTCGCGGCTCCAGGCAGTCACTTCGACTTCCCCAATACGTACTTGG GACTGGTCTTCTACGCCTCCATGCTCACGTTTCCTCTCGGACGCCATTCATGTCCTTCCTTCTAcactctctctgctgctgcgtcCATG GCTACTTCCATCTACCTCGCCTACGTTCTCTACGCAGTCTTGGAGGATTTTTGTGTAGTTTGTGTCTCGTCCTATGTG CTGAATTTAATTCTATTCGGCGCAGCACTCTTTTCCCAGGCTGAGAGTCgaaaagcgacgagagtGGGCAGACGCGGaccagcagaaaaaaaggcaaagAGAACTTGA